One Eubacterium sp. AB3007 genomic window, TGTTCCTTGATCATGCCGGCGCTCTGGACGCTGGCCACACCATCCTGCCGTTTCAGCGTTGGGATGACTGAGTCCTCCACGTACTTCGTGAGTTTGACGCTGTCATAGCCTTTCTTGTCAACGCTCAGGTAGGTCACAGGCATCATGTCCATGGAGATCTCCATGATGATGGGCTTGCCGGCATTCTCCGGCAGCTCCAGCTGGTTGACCGCCGAAGTGACCTTCACCATGGCTCCATCCATATCTGTGCCGTGTTCAAATTCCAGCATCACCTGGCTCATGTTGTTTGCTGACAGACTGGACACGTTCTTGATGCCGCTGATGGTGGACACCGCATCCTCCATGGGATCAGTGATCTCGGTCTCTGCCTTTTGAGGAGAGGCTCCCGGATCCGGCGTCATGATCACCATATAAGGGAGCTCCATATCAGGCAAAAAATCCGTGGTCATCCGGGTAAATCCTGTGATGCCAAGGACGATGAGTGCCAGCACGGCGACCAGTATGAAATAAGGCTTTTTTACACTAAACTTGGGCATGGGAAACTCCTCGCATAATTATGGACATTGTAACATAATATGGAAGGAGTTACAATAACAGAGTGATCGAAAGGGCGCTTAGAAATACTGCGCGAGGAGATCCGTCACCGCCTGTGGGGTCAGCGGAGTCTGCTTTGTCTCAAAAGTGAAGATCAGATCGACTCCGATGGTGTAGCCCGCCTGCAAATAAAGCGACAGTCGCGGCACAAAACTGCCCATCACGTAGTCCGGGTCGTCCATCCTCCCGCAGTGTTCATGGATGATCTCTATATATTTACGGATGCACAAAGACTCAAAGTCCGGCGCTATCCATCTTCCGGCCACCTTCCGCAGTGCTTCATAGACATAGGGAATGCCTGCGTCCGAATACCCGTCGGCACACAGCACCTCTGATTTGGAGCGCACCAGCCAGCCATCTCTGGAGCGGTATTTCTTGCCTTCAGGGTTCTTGTCCGAGAATCTCCGTGGCTTGTTCTGCCAGGTGTTGATATCAATGACGCCCATCTGGTCGTACACGAAGGGTGGCTGAAGCTGGTAGGCCTGTGGAAGCTCCTCAGGGAAGAAATTGGGATCGATATCGGAAATGTTCCTCCGAAAAGTATCCAGTGAGCAAAGGGACTGGGAGGCTTTGTCCGCAGCCTTGTGGAAGTATTGGCATGCAGCCACATACTGTACCTCCCAGTTCTTCTGGAAGCTTCCGCAATAATGAGGTTTTCCCCCGTATTCCTTGGGATTGATGATCCGATAGTAGCGTTGATCTTCTCTGACCTCACAGATCAAAGACTCATGACGATACAAGGATAGTTGCTTTTGTCCTTCCATTGCTCGTTCGTACATTGATGTAAAATAGTCGTTCAGATATTCCAGGGCACCTTCAAGATTTGTCATAATTCCTTCCTTTCTCTTACACCCCCTGTGGAATCTGACACCCCCTTCACCGGGCAGCAGTGATCGTAGCCTGATGATTAATCGGATTATAACGCTGTTCTATGGGGAAGTACAGTGAAGATTGTGTGATTATTTTGATCTTCCGTGGCTCTCCGGAGGCGTAGATTGTCTGGAAAGTGTTCTATGTGGTCTGCGTGGTCTGGGATGTGGATGTGTTCCGTATGGCCTGGGATGTGGATGTGGACCGCGTGGTCTGGGATATGGATGTGGATAAAATGGCCATTTCAGGCTCGAAATATCCACAATGTATGATACGGATATTTATAAATGGGGAATACTGGTAATTATTGAAGAGGGAGATCTGATTTTCAGGTTGTGAAGAGGGGATGGAGGGACAAAGCATTGTGTGGACAGGGCCTGTCTGGCATGACCCTGCCGTGACGAGTGAGTATAAATTGTGGGATATTGGAATCAAACCTAGTTATTGAAAATTAGATGGCGGCTGGTGTGGATAATAAGGGGGTAAAACACGGAAAATATCCATCTGCGTATTCCGGAGGTGGTTCGCAGAATACAAGATAGTGAATATATATTCACATCTATTCGTCCAAGGTGAACAGAAACTGATTCGGGGAAACAGGAGCAGGGCGTAAAAAAGGCGGCCGTCACGTTTCATTGTGACGGCCGCCTGAGCAACCTCGCTTTCGCTTCGGGCTGTTCTGACTGAGGACCTACCGACCATTTGCTTCGCAAATGGGGTTAGGTCTCTCATTTCAGGGCTTCCCCGATCCCCTCACTGAAGGTAGGGTGGGGGTAAATGGTCCGAGCCATGTCCTCCAGAGTGAGGCCACAGACAATGGCCTGGGAGAACTGGCTGATCATATCCGTTGCGCGGGCGCACATCATCTGAGCGCCCAGGACTTTGTGCGAGTCTTTGTCGGCGATGATCTTGATGAAGCCGCGCTCCTGCAGGGACAGCACGGACTTGCCATTGGCTCCCATGGAGTATTTCTTGGAGACCACGGGGATGCCGGCTTCCTTCGCTTCGTCGGCGCTCATGCCGACGCTGGCGATCTCTGGATCCGTGTAAATGCAGGAGGGGATCGTCTTTACATCGCAGGGTGCCGGGGCATCGTTCATGTGGGCAATGGCGCAGCGTCCTTCTGCGGTAGCCACATGAGCCAGCTGGATTCCACCGATCACATCACCAATGGCGTAGATGCCAGGGACGCTGGTCTGGTAGTTCTCGTTTACCACCACCATGCCGCGGTTCATCTCCATGCCTGCCACATCAGGAGATGTTGCGTCACTGAAGAGACCGGCGGTATTGGCGCGGCGTCCGATGGACATCAGCACCAGATCCGCAGTGGCTTCGCAAATCTCGTCCTTCTCTTTGTAGCAGCAGGTGACCTGTTCCCCGGCCTCCTTGATCTCCGTTACCATGGCATCCGTGTGAATATCGATACCGCGGGATTTTTTCAGGATCTGTGTCAGGCTGCGGCTGATCTCCTTGTCCAGGTTGGCGATGATGCGGGGCAGGGCCTCAATGATTGTGACTTCCACACCTAGGGAACTGAACACAGAGGCGAACTCACAACCGATGACACCGCCGCCGATGACGATCAGGCTCTTGATAGGGTGATCTAGTTCCAGCATCTCATCGCTGGTGAAGACCTTGGGACTGTTCGCACCAGGGATGGGCGGCACAGAGGGGACCGAACCGGTGGCGATCAGGATATGCTCTGCTTCCAAAGATTCCGAAGATCCATCCGAAAGCGCCACATCGACGCGGCCTTTATCCACGATGGTTCCCAGGCCGCGATAGACCTTCACCTTGTTTTTCTTCATGAGTCCCGTTACACCGGTAACAAGTTGGTCTACCACCTCGTCCTTCCGGGCGTGCAGTCTGGACATATCAATGCCCCCGTCGCCTACCGCGGTCAGGCCCAGCGCCTCACCATGCAGCTTCAACTCCCGGTACAACTCTGCGGAGTGGAGCAGCGCCTTGGTAGGGATGCAACCACGGTTCAGGCAGGTGCCGCCAAGTTCCCGGTTCTCCACAAGCGCCACCTTCATCTTGTATTCTGCAGCGGCCTCTGCGGCAGCCTCATAGCCGCCCGGTCCGCCGCCGATGACGATCAGATCATATTTTTCCATTTATATTTTCTCCTTTATCAAGTCGATGAGGTTCTGGCGGATAGCCTGTGTCGCGGCCTCATCTGTGATATCCGTGGCCAAAGCCATGTTCGCCACTGCCTCCGTCAGCACACCGGCATCGTATCGCTTGCCGGTCAGTGCCTGGCACAAAGCCGACTCCAGCCGGTCGTCCATTGCGTCCGTTCGGACTGTCAGATGTTCGATTAGGCCGCTCTTCACAGAGAATTGCAGAGCGATCCCGCCCCAGTCGAAACGATCTTCCATCTCATAAGTGAAGGGGATGGGGCGACCCAGCCGGAAGTCCCAGCTTTTGAATTTTGCTGTAAGAGCATCGATTTCTGCCGTGGGCAGAGACGCATCGTCTAATTGCGATGCTTCCAGGCCATACTCTGTTGAGAAAGCGTGCAGTAGAGCATCCGCCAGCATGTCCACCGTCAACTCCGGTTTCGATTCCGAAAGGCCGATCACCCGGGCGCGGACCGAGTCCACCCCCTTGGAGGCCAGCTTCCGCTTGTCTACATTCAGGTAGCGGCCCATCTTCGCAGGATCCACGTTCACCAGAAGGGTTCCATGGTGGTAGCAGTAGGGGCCGCTTCGATAGAATGCGTTGCCGGAGACCTTCCGGCCCCCTACAGTGATGTCATTGCGGCCGGTCTTCTCTGCGGGGATCCCCAGGGCGTTCAGCGCCCGCAGGATCACCCCAAGCTGCCTGTCTACGTCGTAATCCGGCTTCTGCACACAGAAGGTGAAGTTCAGGTTGCCGGCATCATGGTACACAGCGCCTCCACCAGAGAGGCGGCGGACAAGATATCCGCCGCCTTCCTCAAGCTCATTTACTTTGCATTCTTTCCAGGCGTCCTGATTCTTTCCAATGACCACCGTGTGGTGGTTTTGCCAGAGGAAGAGGATCACTTCGCCGGGTGCAGTGTGTGTCGTCAGGTATTCTTCGATTGCCAGATTTCGGTAGGGCCAGGTGTTGTTGGTCCGCAGCCATCTGAGCTTTCTTACCATAGACTAGTCCTCCCAGACGTAACGCACCACAGGTTTACGGGCTGCGCCCACCTCGTCCGGACGTCCGATGACGGTGTTATGCGGCGCGGTGTGAAGGACTTCCGCATCCTTCTCCGCCTGCGCATAGATCTCCAGCATGGCGTCGATGAACTCGTCCATGACTTCCTTTGGCTCTGTCTCGCAAGGCTCTACCATCAAAGCCTCGTGGACGATGAGCGGGAAGTACATTGTGGGTGGATGGAAGCCGTAGTCCAGAAGTCCCTTGGCCACATCCAGTGCTGATACGCCGGTCCTGTGCTTCAGCTCGCCAACATCGATGACAAACTCGTGCATACAGGTGGTGTCATAAGCCATCTCGAATTTCTGTGCCAGTTTCACACGCATGTAGTTGGCGTTCAGCACTGCGTTGGCAGACGCCTCAGGGATGCCTTCCTTGCCCAGTGTCAGCATATAGGTCAGTGCACGTACGATGACCAGGAAGTTGCCATGGAACTGCTTGACAGCACCCATGGTCTTCTCACCGACTGCGTAGTGGAATCCGTCTTCAGCATTCCCTTCAATGTGGAAGCCGGGCAGGAATTTCGCCAGGAAATCCTTGCAGCCCACAGGTCCCGAACCCGGGCCGCCGCCGCCGTGAGGTGTGGAGAAGGTCTTGTGAAGGTTCACATGGACACAGTCAAATCCCATGTCTCCGGGGCGAGCCTGTCCCATGACTGCGTTCAGGTTGGCGCCGTCATAGTAGCACAGTCCGCCTGCCTCGTGGACGATCTTGGTGATCTCCAGGATGTTCTTGTCGAAGATACCGACGGTATTCGGATTGGTGAGCATCAGGCCCGCCGTATCTTCGCCTACTGCTGCCCGCAGGGCATCCAGATCGACACATCCGTCTTCTGCGGAGTCGATGCTGACCACATCATATCCGCACATAGCCGCGCTGGCAGGATTGGTGCCGTGGGCAGAATCCGGTACGATGATCTTGGTTCTCTTGGTGTCCCCACGATCCATGT contains:
- the gcvPB gene encoding aminomethyl-transferring glycine dehydrogenase subunit GcvPB codes for the protein MKLIFELGAEGRGLSLLPACDVPETTLPEGYVRQSKLHLPQVSENEISRHYTALAGRTHGVNNGFYPLGSCTMKYNPKINEDAAAQKGFKRVHPLQNEKDVQGSMEVMKMAEDMLEEICGMDAFTLQPAAGAHGEFTGLLLIKSYHMDRGDTKRTKIIVPDSAHGTNPASAAMCGYDVVSIDSAEDGCVDLDALRAAVGEDTAGLMLTNPNTVGIFDKNILEITKIVHEAGGLCYYDGANLNAVMGQARPGDMGFDCVHVNLHKTFSTPHGGGGPGSGPVGCKDFLAKFLPGFHIEGNAEDGFHYAVGEKTMGAVKQFHGNFLVIVRALTYMLTLGKEGIPEASANAVLNANYMRVKLAQKFEMAYDTTCMHEFVIDVGELKHRTGVSALDVAKGLLDYGFHPPTMYFPLIVHEALMVEPCETEPKEVMDEFIDAMLEIYAQAEKDAEVLHTAPHNTVIGRPDEVGAARKPVVRYVWED
- a CDS encoding lipoate--protein ligase; protein product: MVRKLRWLRTNNTWPYRNLAIEEYLTTHTAPGEVILFLWQNHHTVVIGKNQDAWKECKVNELEEGGGYLVRRLSGGGAVYHDAGNLNFTFCVQKPDYDVDRQLGVILRALNALGIPAEKTGRNDITVGGRKVSGNAFYRSGPYCYHHGTLLVNVDPAKMGRYLNVDKRKLASKGVDSVRARVIGLSESKPELTVDMLADALLHAFSTEYGLEASQLDDASLPTAEIDALTAKFKSWDFRLGRPIPFTYEMEDRFDWGGIALQFSVKSGLIEHLTVRTDAMDDRLESALCQALTGKRYDAGVLTEAVANMALATDITDEAATQAIRQNLIDLIKEKI
- the lpdA gene encoding dihydrolipoyl dehydrogenase gives rise to the protein MEKYDLIVIGGGPGGYEAAAEAAAEYKMKVALVENRELGGTCLNRGCIPTKALLHSAELYRELKLHGEALGLTAVGDGGIDMSRLHARKDEVVDQLVTGVTGLMKKNKVKVYRGLGTIVDKGRVDVALSDGSSESLEAEHILIATGSVPSVPPIPGANSPKVFTSDEMLELDHPIKSLIVIGGGVIGCEFASVFSSLGVEVTIIEALPRIIANLDKEISRSLTQILKKSRGIDIHTDAMVTEIKEAGEQVTCCYKEKDEICEATADLVLMSIGRRANTAGLFSDATSPDVAGMEMNRGMVVVNENYQTSVPGIYAIGDVIGGIQLAHVATAEGRCAIAHMNDAPAPCDVKTIPSCIYTDPEIASVGMSADEAKEAGIPVVSKKYSMGANGKSVLSLQERGFIKIIADKDSHKVLGAQMMCARATDMISQFSQAIVCGLTLEDMARTIYPHPTFSEGIGEALK